Proteins from a single region of Nocardioides anomalus:
- a CDS encoding cytochrome b/b6 domain-containing protein, producing the protein MPDLERFTPAERWVHRSLALLMGACLLTAFALYYGPVSLAVGHRHAVELVHVWAGYALVVPLLLGLASPAYRRDAGRLNRFSPEDWRWLRSRNRRDGSFGVGKFNAGQKLNAALVSGSVVVLVGTGTLMFWTGLVRLAWRTGATFAHDWVALGLGLLVLGHIWFAVNDPEARAGMRTGRVSERWAEKEHPAWAAGRRGGAPGTGRGRATRR; encoded by the coding sequence GTGCCTGACCTGGAGCGGTTCACCCCGGCCGAGCGGTGGGTGCACCGGAGCCTGGCCCTGCTCATGGGCGCCTGCCTGCTCACCGCCTTCGCCCTCTACTACGGCCCGGTCTCGCTCGCGGTCGGCCACCGGCACGCCGTGGAGCTGGTGCACGTGTGGGCGGGCTACGCCCTGGTCGTCCCGCTGCTCCTCGGGCTCGCGTCGCCGGCGTACCGCCGCGACGCCGGGCGGCTCAACCGGTTCTCCCCCGAGGACTGGCGCTGGCTGCGCTCGCGCAACCGCCGCGACGGCTCCTTCGGGGTCGGCAAGTTCAACGCCGGGCAGAAGCTCAACGCCGCGCTGGTCAGCGGCTCGGTGGTGGTGCTGGTCGGGACCGGGACGCTGATGTTCTGGACCGGGCTCGTGCGCCTGGCCTGGCGCACCGGCGCGACGTTCGCGCACGACTGGGTCGCGCTGGGCCTCGGGCTGCTGGTGCTCGGCCACATCTGGTTCGCGGTCAACGACCCCGAGGCGCGGGCCGGCATGCGGACCGGGCGGGTCAGCGAGCGGTGGGCCGAGAAGGAGCACCCGGCGTGGGCGGCGGGTCGTCGTGGAGGAGCTCCTGGAACAGGACGTGGTCGCGCCACGCGCCGTTGA
- a CDS encoding AMP-binding protein, with protein MAQETTLSYAKGEVEPPLLEQTIGECFAATVAAHADREALVEYATGRRWTWAELDRDVDALAVGLIRAGIGKGDRVGIWSPNCAEWTITQLATAKLGAVLVNINPAYRTHELAYALRQSGTRLLVSATRFKTSDYRAMVEEVRGDLDGLEQVWFIGTPEWSEYTTHDPGVTLAELLVWDLAPDEPINIQYTSGTTGYPKGATLSHRNILNNGHFTTELIDLTHEDRLCIPVPFYHCFGMVMGNLGCISHGATMVIPAPGFDPETTLRCVAEEHCTAVYGVPTMFIAMQNHPSFAEHDLTGLRTGIMAGSTCPVEVMKRCVDDMHMPEVGIAYGMTETSPVSCQTRVDDDLERRTASIGRVHPHLEIKIVDPATGETVERGQPGEFCTRGYSVMLGYWEDPEKTAEAIDADGWMHTGDLAEMREDGYCNIVGRIKDMVIRGGENIYPREIEEFLYQHPDVEDVQVVGVPDERYGEELCAWIKMKAGAEPLDSAGVRAFCEGRLSHYKIPRYVLVVEDFPMTVTGKIRKVQMRQETTEKLGLG; from the coding sequence ATGGCCCAGGAGACCACGTTGTCCTACGCGAAGGGCGAGGTCGAGCCGCCGCTGCTCGAGCAGACGATCGGGGAGTGCTTCGCTGCGACGGTCGCGGCGCACGCCGACCGCGAGGCGCTCGTGGAGTACGCCACCGGCCGCCGCTGGACCTGGGCCGAGCTGGACCGCGACGTCGACGCCCTGGCCGTCGGGCTGATCCGGGCCGGCATCGGCAAGGGCGACCGGGTCGGGATCTGGTCGCCGAACTGCGCGGAGTGGACGATCACCCAGCTGGCCACGGCCAAGCTCGGCGCCGTGCTGGTGAACATCAACCCGGCGTACCGCACCCACGAGCTGGCCTACGCGCTGCGCCAGTCCGGCACCCGGCTCCTCGTCTCGGCCACCCGGTTCAAGACCAGCGACTACCGCGCGATGGTCGAGGAGGTGCGCGGCGACCTCGACGGACTGGAGCAGGTCTGGTTCATCGGCACGCCGGAGTGGAGCGAGTACACGACACACGACCCCGGGGTCACGCTGGCCGAGCTGCTCGTCTGGGACCTCGCGCCGGACGAGCCGATCAACATCCAGTACACCTCCGGCACCACCGGCTACCCCAAGGGCGCCACGCTCAGCCACCGCAACATCCTCAACAACGGCCACTTCACGACCGAGCTGATCGACCTCACCCACGAGGACCGGCTCTGCATCCCGGTGCCCTTCTACCACTGCTTCGGCATGGTGATGGGCAACCTCGGCTGCATCAGCCACGGCGCGACGATGGTCATCCCCGCACCCGGCTTCGACCCCGAGACCACGCTGCGCTGCGTGGCCGAGGAGCACTGCACCGCGGTGTACGGCGTGCCGACGATGTTCATCGCCATGCAGAACCACCCGAGCTTCGCCGAGCACGACCTCACCGGCTTGCGCACCGGCATCATGGCCGGCTCCACCTGCCCGGTCGAGGTCATGAAGCGCTGCGTCGACGACATGCACATGCCCGAGGTCGGCATCGCCTACGGCATGACCGAGACCAGCCCGGTCTCCTGCCAGACCCGCGTCGACGACGACCTCGAGCGGCGTACGGCGTCCATCGGGCGCGTGCACCCGCACCTGGAGATCAAGATCGTCGACCCGGCCACCGGCGAGACCGTCGAGCGCGGCCAGCCGGGGGAGTTCTGCACCCGCGGCTACTCGGTGATGCTCGGCTACTGGGAGGACCCGGAGAAGACCGCCGAGGCCATCGACGCGGACGGCTGGATGCACACCGGCGACCTGGCCGAGATGCGCGAGGACGGCTACTGCAACATCGTCGGCCGCATCAAGGACATGGTCATCCGCGGCGGCGAGAACATCTACCCGCGCGAGATCGAGGAGTTCCTCTACCAGCACCCCGACGTCGAGGACGTCCAGGTCGTCGGCGTCCCGGACGAGAGGTACGGCGAGGAGCTCTGCGCCTGGATCAAGATGAAGGCCGGCGCCGAGCCGCTCGACTCCGCCGGCGTCCGCGCCTTCTGCGAGGGCCGGCTCAGCCACTACAAGATCCCGCGCTACGTGCTGGTGGTCGAGGACTTCCCGATGACGGTCACCGGCAAGATCCGCAAGGTGCAGATGCGCCAGGAGACCACCGAGAAGCTCGGCCTGGGCTGA
- the lepB gene encoding signal peptidase I translates to MTSTDADSDAPPSKQKQSPFKALRETVLLLVFAIALALVVKTFFVQSFYIPSESMEPGLIVNDRILVEKPSYWGSGGPQRGDVIVFDDPGGWLNGLESAQPMSLLARGLAKIGLYPTGGHLVKRVVGVAGDTITCCDDQGRIMVNGQPVDEDGFIRPQKDPPKSCDGPMPSGAMDCDWSAGPVPAGTVFVMGDNRSDSADSSVHLCGPKAQNCDPNDAFVPVDDVVGKVFALAWPLGRAHLVHTPDAFDDVPDPS, encoded by the coding sequence GTGACGAGCACCGACGCGGACTCGGACGCCCCGCCGTCCAAGCAGAAGCAGTCGCCGTTCAAGGCGCTCCGCGAGACGGTGCTCCTGCTGGTGTTCGCGATCGCGCTGGCGCTGGTGGTCAAGACGTTCTTCGTCCAGTCCTTCTACATCCCGTCGGAGTCGATGGAGCCGGGGCTGATCGTCAACGACCGGATCCTCGTCGAGAAGCCGTCCTACTGGGGCAGCGGCGGACCGCAGCGCGGCGACGTGATCGTCTTCGACGACCCGGGCGGCTGGCTCAACGGGCTGGAGTCGGCGCAACCGATGTCGCTGCTGGCCCGGGGCCTGGCCAAGATCGGGCTCTACCCGACCGGCGGGCACCTGGTGAAGCGGGTCGTCGGCGTGGCCGGCGACACCATCACCTGCTGCGACGACCAGGGCCGGATCATGGTCAACGGCCAGCCGGTCGACGAGGACGGCTTCATCCGGCCGCAGAAGGACCCGCCGAAGTCCTGCGACGGCCCGATGCCGAGCGGGGCCATGGACTGCGACTGGAGCGCCGGCCCGGTGCCGGCGGGGACGGTGTTCGTCATGGGCGACAACCGCTCCGACTCCGCGGACTCCTCGGTCCACCTGTGCGGACCCAAGGCGCAGAACTGCGACCCGAACGACGCCTTCGTGCCCGTCGACGACGTGGTCGGCAAGGTCTTCGCGCTGGCCTGGCCGCTCGGCCGCGCGCACCTCGTGCACACCCCGGACGCGTTCGACGACGTACCGGACCCGTCGTGA
- a CDS encoding molybdopterin-dependent oxidoreductase: protein MSGAEEPGAPVGRRLVLGLAGLGVAGVLGGATASRKLSEWLAPAELRDPTGLLATLPLGPAFRFYSVTGSVDEVSAADYRLSVGGLVAVPATYGFDDLRALPQTSFSSDFHCVTGWTVPGVAWTGVPLRELLDLARPAAQATAVRFRSFDGTYTESLPLPVARHERTVVALGMLGGAVSHAHGGPVRMYVDGQYGYKSTKWLSAVELTEDEVPGYWEHRGYAVDGTVRA, encoded by the coding sequence GTGAGCGGGGCCGAGGAGCCGGGTGCGCCGGTCGGGCGTCGGCTGGTGCTGGGGCTGGCCGGCCTCGGCGTGGCCGGGGTGCTGGGCGGCGCCACCGCGTCGCGCAAGCTGTCCGAGTGGCTGGCGCCGGCCGAGCTGCGGGACCCGACCGGGCTGCTCGCGACGCTGCCGCTGGGCCCGGCGTTCCGGTTCTACTCGGTGACCGGCTCGGTCGACGAGGTGAGCGCGGCGGACTACCGCCTCTCGGTCGGCGGGCTGGTGGCCGTGCCCGCGACGTACGGCTTCGACGACCTGCGGGCGCTCCCGCAGACGTCGTTCAGCAGCGACTTCCACTGCGTGACGGGCTGGACGGTGCCGGGGGTGGCGTGGACCGGCGTGCCGCTGCGCGAGCTGCTCGACCTCGCCCGCCCGGCGGCGCAGGCCACGGCGGTGCGGTTCCGCTCCTTCGACGGCACCTACACCGAGAGCCTGCCGCTCCCCGTGGCGCGCCACGAGCGGACCGTCGTCGCACTGGGCATGCTGGGCGGGGCGGTGAGCCACGCGCACGGCGGCCCGGTGCGGATGTACGTCGACGGGCAGTACGGCTACAAGAGCACCAAGTGGCTCTCCGCGGTCGAGCTCACCGAGGACGAGGTGCCGGGCTACTGGGAGCACCGCGGGTACGCCGTGGACGGCACCGTCCGTGCCTGA
- the larE gene encoding ATP-dependent sacrificial sulfur transferase LarE codes for MSSELAVGFDLDMTLIDTVPGFAATLRALGDELGVAFPVEELTTRLGPPLEQLLEPHLAAEAVGPAGDRFRELYVEHSITPVPALPGAHEALAAVRRHRGRIVLVTGKFPRNAQLHVDHLGLDVDLVEGWVWGVGKADALRREGVSVYVGDHVHDVEGARAAGALSVSVLTGGCTRAELEAAGTDVVLESLEEFPAWLDEHLLTTRLEALERDLAGRGEVLVAYSGGADSAFLLAAATRALGPEHVVAATGYSDSLPEVERDPARDFAASLGVEVLTPRTHEMEREGYRANGGDRCFFCKAELLEVLTPLARERGIATVATGTNADDAVAGFRPGIRAADERGAVAPLRDAGLTKAQVREASRRWGLPTWDKPAAACLSSRVAYGVEVTPHRLARVERAEAAVRALLGDRVRNLRVRDLGDRASVELDRDLLPLPEQAEVEAAVRGAGFAEAHVDPQGFRSGSMNERLA; via the coding sequence GTGTCCAGTGAGCTCGCGGTCGGCTTCGACCTGGACATGACCCTCATCGACACCGTGCCCGGGTTCGCCGCCACGCTGCGCGCGCTGGGCGACGAGCTGGGGGTCGCGTTCCCGGTCGAGGAGCTGACGACCCGGCTCGGCCCGCCGCTGGAGCAGCTGCTGGAACCGCACCTGGCCGCCGAGGCGGTCGGGCCGGCGGGCGACCGCTTCCGCGAGCTGTACGTCGAGCACTCGATCACCCCGGTGCCGGCGCTGCCGGGCGCGCACGAGGCCCTGGCCGCCGTACGCCGCCACCGCGGGCGGATCGTGCTGGTGACCGGCAAGTTCCCGCGCAACGCCCAGCTGCACGTGGACCACCTCGGCCTGGACGTGGACCTGGTCGAGGGCTGGGTGTGGGGTGTCGGCAAGGCCGACGCGCTGCGCCGCGAGGGGGTGTCGGTCTACGTCGGCGACCACGTCCACGACGTCGAGGGCGCGCGGGCCGCGGGTGCCCTGAGCGTCAGCGTGCTGACCGGCGGCTGCACCCGCGCGGAGCTCGAGGCCGCCGGGACCGACGTGGTGCTGGAGAGCCTGGAGGAGTTCCCGGCCTGGCTCGACGAGCACCTGCTGACCACCCGGCTCGAGGCCCTCGAGCGTGACCTCGCCGGTCGGGGCGAGGTGCTGGTGGCCTACAGCGGCGGCGCCGACAGCGCCTTCCTGCTGGCCGCCGCGACCCGCGCCCTCGGCCCCGAGCACGTGGTCGCGGCCACCGGCTACAGCGACTCGCTGCCCGAGGTCGAGCGCGACCCGGCCCGCGACTTCGCCGCGAGCCTGGGCGTCGAGGTCCTCACCCCGCGCACCCACGAGATGGAGCGCGAGGGCTACCGCGCCAACGGTGGCGACCGCTGCTTCTTCTGCAAGGCCGAGCTCCTCGAGGTCCTCACCCCGCTCGCCCGCGAGCGCGGCATCGCGACCGTCGCAACCGGCACCAACGCCGACGACGCCGTGGCCGGCTTCCGCCCCGGCATCCGCGCCGCCGACGAGCGCGGCGCCGTCGCCCCGCTGCGCGACGCCGGCCTGACCAAGGCCCAGGTCCGCGAGGCCTCGCGCCGCTGGGGGCTGCCCACCTGGGACAAGCCCGCCGCGGCCTGCCTGTCCAGCCGGGTCGCCTACGGCGTCGAGGTCACCCCCCACCGACTGGCCCGCGTCGAGCGCGCCGAGGCCGCGGTCCGCGCCCTGCTGGGCGATCGTGTGCGCAACCTGCGGGTGCGCGACCTCGGCGACCGCGCCTCGGTCGAGCTGGACCGCGACCTGCTGCCGCTGCCTGAGCAGGCCGAGGTCGAGGCGGCCGTCCGTGGCGCCGGCTTCGCCGAGGCGCACGTCGATCCCCAGGGCTTCCGCTCCGGCTCGATGAACGAACGGCTGGCGTGA
- a CDS encoding S8 family serine peptidase — translation MGTSAAPSAAATSASTSVKDTRSPLGAGLGRLVAAEKPGARSSLAASVIRPEGTAIRDDQGRVLVDLTPQQGVDRAAYRQAAEAAGLEVTATDDQHGTLEGFVPVAAVTQLAALKGTGTLAQAAGAHTDAGSVQSQGVAFQKVDQVLARGIDGRGVTVGALSDSYNQATTDVFGAPLTIHEAQDVASGDLPGPGNKVNQNPVKVLQDSPDGLDEGRAMLQIVHDVAPRADLCFATANGGELNFAANIRALAAKNGPCKADVVVDDVSYFAEPFFSDGVIADAVDDVTAKGVSYFSSAGNGGEHQAWRQPVRLVPADAASLGGTNLDFSDVDPALYDGGLQDADPGPGVDPARSYSLEAAGGIFDLQWDDPFDPDGPTLADPYLDETGEIAAPGDTETYTFTATQAQVGQDILVTADGVPSGSTDLVLTVEGPDGSVVGPVDTGTSPEIAATTITQAGDYTITVAGYEDSTGPFTLTVAQVLQPSKTTTDFNALLFTDDGQYVGALSDANRISGRPIELSSLGGIDELQIVIAKSGTEPSSATTLAVNLFDGIYVDEYYDPTAPATFGHHTAAGTIGVAAYDPFKPFLPESFTSPGSKSLPIRFDSNGDPYKKVQKRTAPYIASTDRGNTTFFTSDTPQDADTLPNFAGTSAAAPHAAGIAALVLDSRGRTSPAKMRDILGKATFKHDLDPFTSGGQAGKLTVRADGDQGDERSPYVGPGRDPNFFTVANSGKSAVSSITFFGATASPTALGNGIVFDPRPNTGVPPFRQQGFPFTVGRTSGGIAPASVSATFAGAGGAQTAPGQFKNMTVRFDRGLQKGQSVSFGVDRDLAVSGYGYATEGNGADELGGAVSIPDGAVLKDGMQFRVVFADGSVKEGVFRNDLGRGYSVVDGYGLVDAAAAALR, via the coding sequence GTGGGCACGTCGGCCGCACCGTCCGCGGCCGCCACCTCCGCCTCCACCTCCGTCAAGGACACGCGCTCGCCGCTCGGCGCCGGGCTCGGTCGCCTCGTCGCGGCCGAGAAGCCCGGCGCGCGGTCCTCACTCGCCGCCTCGGTCATCCGGCCGGAGGGGACCGCGATCCGCGACGACCAGGGCCGGGTCCTGGTCGACCTCACCCCGCAGCAGGGCGTGGACCGCGCGGCGTACCGCCAGGCCGCCGAGGCCGCCGGCCTCGAGGTCACCGCGACCGACGACCAGCACGGCACCCTCGAGGGCTTCGTCCCCGTGGCCGCCGTCACCCAGCTGGCCGCGCTGAAGGGCACGGGCACGCTGGCCCAGGCGGCCGGCGCGCACACCGACGCCGGCTCGGTCCAGAGCCAGGGCGTCGCCTTCCAGAAGGTCGACCAGGTGCTCGCCCGCGGCATCGACGGCCGCGGCGTGACCGTCGGCGCACTCTCGGACTCCTACAACCAGGCCACCACCGACGTCTTCGGCGCCCCGCTCACGATCCACGAGGCCCAGGACGTGGCCAGCGGCGACCTGCCCGGCCCGGGCAACAAGGTCAACCAGAACCCGGTCAAGGTCCTCCAGGACTCCCCGGACGGACTGGACGAGGGCCGCGCGATGCTGCAGATCGTCCACGACGTGGCCCCGCGCGCCGACCTCTGCTTCGCCACCGCCAACGGCGGTGAGCTCAACTTCGCCGCCAACATCCGCGCCCTCGCGGCCAAGAACGGGCCGTGCAAGGCCGACGTCGTCGTGGACGACGTGAGCTACTTCGCCGAGCCGTTCTTCAGCGACGGCGTCATCGCCGACGCCGTGGACGACGTCACCGCCAAGGGCGTCAGCTACTTCAGCTCGGCCGGCAACGGCGGCGAGCACCAGGCCTGGCGCCAGCCGGTCCGGCTGGTCCCGGCCGACGCCGCGTCGCTCGGCGGCACCAACCTCGACTTCAGCGACGTCGACCCGGCGCTGTACGACGGCGGCCTGCAGGACGCCGACCCGGGTCCGGGCGTCGACCCGGCCCGGTCGTACTCCCTCGAGGCGGCGGGCGGGATCTTCGACCTGCAGTGGGACGACCCGTTCGACCCCGACGGCCCGACCCTGGCCGACCCCTACCTGGACGAGACCGGTGAGATCGCCGCGCCGGGCGACACCGAGACCTACACCTTCACCGCCACCCAGGCCCAGGTCGGCCAGGACATCCTGGTCACCGCGGACGGCGTCCCGTCGGGCAGCACCGACCTGGTCCTGACCGTCGAGGGCCCGGACGGCTCCGTCGTCGGCCCGGTCGACACCGGCACCTCGCCGGAGATCGCCGCGACCACGATCACCCAGGCCGGCGACTACACGATCACCGTGGCCGGCTACGAGGACTCCACGGGTCCGTTCACGCTCACCGTGGCGCAGGTGCTGCAGCCCTCGAAGACCACCACGGACTTCAACGCACTGCTGTTCACCGACGACGGCCAGTACGTCGGCGCGCTCAGCGACGCCAACCGGATCAGCGGTCGCCCGATCGAGCTCAGCAGCCTCGGCGGCATCGACGAGCTCCAGATCGTGATCGCCAAGTCCGGCACCGAGCCGTCGAGCGCGACCACGCTGGCGGTGAACCTCTTCGACGGGATCTACGTCGACGAGTACTACGACCCGACCGCGCCGGCGACCTTCGGCCACCACACGGCGGCGGGCACGATCGGCGTGGCGGCGTACGACCCGTTCAAGCCGTTCCTGCCGGAGTCGTTCACCTCGCCGGGCAGCAAGAGCCTGCCGATCCGGTTCGACTCCAACGGCGACCCGTACAAGAAGGTGCAGAAGCGCACCGCGCCGTACATCGCCTCGACCGACCGCGGGAACACCACGTTCTTCACCAGTGACACCCCGCAGGACGCCGACACGCTTCCGAACTTCGCCGGCACCAGCGCGGCCGCGCCGCACGCCGCCGGCATCGCGGCGCTCGTCCTCGACAGTCGGGGCCGGACGTCGCCGGCCAAGATGCGCGACATCCTGGGCAAGGCGACGTTCAAGCACGACCTGGACCCGTTCACCTCCGGTGGCCAGGCCGGCAAGCTCACGGTCCGCGCGGACGGTGACCAGGGCGACGAGCGCTCGCCGTACGTCGGACCGGGCCGCGACCCGAACTTCTTCACGGTCGCGAACTCGGGCAAGTCCGCCGTCTCCTCGATCACCTTCTTCGGGGCCACGGCCAGCCCGACGGCGCTCGGCAACGGGATCGTCTTCGACCCGCGCCCGAACACCGGGGTGCCGCCGTTCCGTCAGCAGGGCTTCCCGTTCACCGTGGGCCGCACCTCGGGCGGCATCGCCCCGGCCTCGGTCTCGGCGACGTTCGCCGGCGCGGGCGGCGCCCAGACCGCGCCCGGTCAGTTCAAGAACATGACCGTGCGCTTCGACCGTGGGCTGCAGAAGGGCCAGAGCGTCTCCTTCGGCGTGGACCGGGACCTCGCGGTCTCCGGCTACGGCTACGCCACGGAGGGCAACGGCGCCGACGAGCTCGGCGGCGCGGTGTCCATCCCGGACGGCGCGGTGCTCAAGGACGGCATGCAGTTCCGCGTCGTCTTCGCCGACGGCTCGGTCAAGGAGGGCGTGTTCCGCAACGACCTCGGTCGCGGCTACTCGGTGGTCGACGGCTACGGTCTGGTCGACGCCGCGGCGGCCGCGCTGCGGTAG